The following are from one region of the Nicotiana tabacum cultivar K326 chromosome 3, ASM71507v2, whole genome shotgun sequence genome:
- the LOC142179336 gene encoding putative polygalacturonase isoform X2, translating into MEHIEAQFDGECKFNKPLNPRPHSASVLDFGAVGDGETINTVPFQNAIFYLKSFADKGGAQLYVPAGRWLTGSIKLTSHLTLFLEKEAVILGSQDYAHWDIVEALPSYGGGIEAQGGRYRSLISGNNLIDVVITGNNGTIDGQGSISWEQFSAHSLNYTRPHLVEFVSSKDVVVSNLTFLNAPAWNIHPVYCSNVVVQNITVHSPANSPYTYGIVPDSSEHVCIENSNISMGHDAVVLKSGWDEYGISYGKPTTNVHVRGVRLQSCAGAGLAFGSEMSGGISNVLVEHVYLHDSLFGIELKTARGRGGYIKDIIVTDVVMANVQVGIEATGHCDSHPDEKFDPSALPVVSGITFEDIVGTNISTAGNFSGLSESPFTSICLSNVTFSVSSNPTPWLCSNIYGSSQNVSPEPCPELQNSFSGTTSTCFAFLHSYSQVAIS; encoded by the exons atggaacatattgaaGCTCAATTTGATGGTGAATGCAAATTCAACAAGCCTCTGAATCCCAGACCTCACAGTGCATCGGTGTTGGATTTTGGGGCTGTGGGTGATGGAGAGACTATAAATACAGTGCCGTTCCAGAATGCCATTTTCTATCTCAAGTCCTTTGCTGACAAAGGCGGGGCACAGCTCTATGTTCCAGCTGGCAGGTGGCTGACCGGAAGCATAAAGCTTACCAGTCACCTTACACTCTTCCTCGAAAAAGAAGCCGTTATTCTGGGATCACAG GATTATGCTCATTGGGATATAGTTGAAGCCTTACCCTCTTATGGCGGAGGTATTGAAGCACAAGGTGGAAGATATCGCAGCTTGATTTCAGGAAATAATCTAATTGATGTTGTGATAACAG GTAACAATGGAACTATTGATGGTCAGGGTTCTATATCTTGGGAGCAGTTCAGTGCACATTCTTTAAATTATACTCGACCGCACCTTGTCGAATTTGTTAGCTCCAAAGATGTTGTCGTTTCAAACTTGACCTTCCTGAATGCTCCGGCCTGGAATATTCACCCGGTATATTGCAGTAATGTGGTGGTTCAGAACATAACAGTTCATTCTCCGGCTAACTCCCCATATACCTATGGGATAGTCCCAG ATTCTTCTGAGCATGTGTGCATTGAGAACAGCAACATAAGCATGGGTCATGACGCCGTTGTTCTTAAAAGCGGTTGGGATGAGTATGGAATATCCTATGGGAAACCTACTACAAATGTCCATGTTCGAGGGGTTAGGTTGCAGTCTTGTGCAGGCGCTGGCTTGGCTTTTGGTAGTGAGATGTCTGGCGGTATTTCCAATGTACTAGTAGAGCATGTTTACCTACATGACTCCCTTTTCGGGATTGAGCTGAAGACGGCAAGAGGAAGGGGTGGTTATATCAAAGATATTATCGTTACAGACGTGGTTATGGCAAACGTGCAAGTGGGAATCGAGGCCACTGGTCATTGTGATTCTCATCCAGATGAGAAATTTGATCCTTCTGCACTTCCAGTTGTTAGTGGCATCACTTTTGAGGACATCGTTGGCACAAATATTTCCACAGCAGGCAATTTCTCTGGATTATCTGAATCTCCCTTTACTTCAATATGTCTATCAAACGTCACCTTTTCCGTTTCTTCCAACCCGACACCATGGCTATGCTCTAATATATATGGTTCTTCTCAAAATGTGTCTCCTGAACCATGTCCCGAGCTTCAGAACTCATTTTCCGGTACTACTTCAACTTGCTTCGCCTTCTTGCACTCTTATAGTCAAGTTGCAATTTCATAA
- the LOC142179336 gene encoding putative polygalacturonase isoform X1, translated as MFLFTLYFRLHLTFTRFSLSLPLHFTLYCKTHRRREIGLHFRLRRSRFMKELAVLILLSALSQSMEHIEAQFDGECKFNKPLNPRPHSASVLDFGAVGDGETINTVPFQNAIFYLKSFADKGGAQLYVPAGRWLTGSIKLTSHLTLFLEKEAVILGSQDYAHWDIVEALPSYGGGIEAQGGRYRSLISGNNLIDVVITGNNGTIDGQGSISWEQFSAHSLNYTRPHLVEFVSSKDVVVSNLTFLNAPAWNIHPVYCSNVVVQNITVHSPANSPYTYGIVPDSSEHVCIENSNISMGHDAVVLKSGWDEYGISYGKPTTNVHVRGVRLQSCAGAGLAFGSEMSGGISNVLVEHVYLHDSLFGIELKTARGRGGYIKDIIVTDVVMANVQVGIEATGHCDSHPDEKFDPSALPVVSGITFEDIVGTNISTAGNFSGLSESPFTSICLSNVTFSVSSNPTPWLCSNIYGSSQNVSPEPCPELQNSFSGTTSTCFAFLHSYSQVAIS; from the exons ATGTTTTTATTTACTCTTTATTTTCGACTTCATTTAACATTTACACGTTTCTCTCTGTCTCTCCCCCTTCACTTCACTCTTTACTGTAAAACTCATCGGAGAAGAGAGATTGGTCTACATTTCAGATTGAGAAGAAGCAGATTCATGAAGGAGCTA gCAGTGCTAATTTTGTTGTCGGCATTAAGTcaaagtatggaacatattgaaGCTCAATTTGATGGTGAATGCAAATTCAACAAGCCTCTGAATCCCAGACCTCACAGTGCATCGGTGTTGGATTTTGGGGCTGTGGGTGATGGAGAGACTATAAATACAGTGCCGTTCCAGAATGCCATTTTCTATCTCAAGTCCTTTGCTGACAAAGGCGGGGCACAGCTCTATGTTCCAGCTGGCAGGTGGCTGACCGGAAGCATAAAGCTTACCAGTCACCTTACACTCTTCCTCGAAAAAGAAGCCGTTATTCTGGGATCACAG GATTATGCTCATTGGGATATAGTTGAAGCCTTACCCTCTTATGGCGGAGGTATTGAAGCACAAGGTGGAAGATATCGCAGCTTGATTTCAGGAAATAATCTAATTGATGTTGTGATAACAG GTAACAATGGAACTATTGATGGTCAGGGTTCTATATCTTGGGAGCAGTTCAGTGCACATTCTTTAAATTATACTCGACCGCACCTTGTCGAATTTGTTAGCTCCAAAGATGTTGTCGTTTCAAACTTGACCTTCCTGAATGCTCCGGCCTGGAATATTCACCCGGTATATTGCAGTAATGTGGTGGTTCAGAACATAACAGTTCATTCTCCGGCTAACTCCCCATATACCTATGGGATAGTCCCAG ATTCTTCTGAGCATGTGTGCATTGAGAACAGCAACATAAGCATGGGTCATGACGCCGTTGTTCTTAAAAGCGGTTGGGATGAGTATGGAATATCCTATGGGAAACCTACTACAAATGTCCATGTTCGAGGGGTTAGGTTGCAGTCTTGTGCAGGCGCTGGCTTGGCTTTTGGTAGTGAGATGTCTGGCGGTATTTCCAATGTACTAGTAGAGCATGTTTACCTACATGACTCCCTTTTCGGGATTGAGCTGAAGACGGCAAGAGGAAGGGGTGGTTATATCAAAGATATTATCGTTACAGACGTGGTTATGGCAAACGTGCAAGTGGGAATCGAGGCCACTGGTCATTGTGATTCTCATCCAGATGAGAAATTTGATCCTTCTGCACTTCCAGTTGTTAGTGGCATCACTTTTGAGGACATCGTTGGCACAAATATTTCCACAGCAGGCAATTTCTCTGGATTATCTGAATCTCCCTTTACTTCAATATGTCTATCAAACGTCACCTTTTCCGTTTCTTCCAACCCGACACCATGGCTATGCTCTAATATATATGGTTCTTCTCAAAATGTGTCTCCTGAACCATGTCCCGAGCTTCAGAACTCATTTTCCGGTACTACTTCAACTTGCTTCGCCTTCTTGCACTCTTATAGTCAAGTTGCAATTTCATAA